A genomic region of Micromonospora sp. NBC_01796 contains the following coding sequences:
- a CDS encoding ABC transporter permease, with amino-acid sequence MTGRYMTHVVRAPEELILYFSLPIMFVLVFGYVFGSGMAVPGGGGYREFLLPGVFVMTMLYGLGATATGIATDVNKGVVDRFRSMPVSRSALLTGRSVADLLRALLEMSTLVVCGLLVGWQWRNGWADALLAVALILLLRVALTWLGIYLGLVVPNPETVSVIVFPLAFPLTALSNVFVAPELMPDWLGAISIWNPLSSTVAAARDLFGNPGLGGDSFVAQHPVLLAVCWPLLLIAVFAPLAVRRYRRLSR; translated from the coding sequence ATGACCGGGCGCTACATGACGCACGTGGTCCGGGCACCGGAGGAACTCATCCTCTACTTCTCCCTCCCGATCATGTTCGTGCTGGTCTTCGGGTACGTCTTCGGCAGCGGCATGGCGGTGCCGGGCGGTGGCGGGTACCGGGAGTTCCTGCTGCCGGGCGTCTTCGTGATGACCATGCTGTACGGCCTCGGCGCGACCGCCACCGGCATCGCCACCGACGTCAACAAGGGTGTGGTCGACCGGTTCCGGTCGATGCCGGTGAGCCGGTCCGCGCTGCTCACCGGCCGGAGCGTGGCGGACCTGCTGCGCGCCCTGCTGGAGATGTCCACCCTGGTCGTCTGCGGCCTGCTGGTGGGTTGGCAGTGGCGCAACGGGTGGGCCGACGCGCTGCTCGCGGTCGCGCTCATCCTGCTGCTCCGGGTCGCGCTCACCTGGCTGGGGATCTACCTCGGGCTGGTGGTGCCCAACCCGGAGACGGTCTCCGTGATCGTGTTCCCGCTCGCCTTCCCGCTCACCGCGCTCTCCAACGTCTTCGTGGCACCGGAGCTGATGCCGGACTGGCTCGGCGCGATCTCGATCTGGAACCCGCTCTCGTCCACCGTCGCGGCGGCCCGCGACCTGTTCGGCAACCCCGGCCTCGGTGGGGACTCGTTCGTCGCCCAGCACCCGGTGCTGCTGGCCGTCTGCTGGCCGCTGTTGCTCATCGCGGTCTTCGCTCCGCTGGCGGTCCGCCGCTACCGGCGCCTGAGCCGCTAG
- a CDS encoding ATP-binding cassette domain-containing protein: MTTTRPAVLTEGLRKRYGPNWALDGFDLAVPAGTVYGLLGPNGAGKTTAVRILATLLSFDAGRAEVAGLDITRQAARVRGRIGLTGQYAAIDEILSGRQNLTLFGRLHHLGPRQARRRADELLEQFGLADAAGRSAGEYSGGMRRRLDLAASLIRTPEVLFLDEPTTGLDPRSRNRLWDAVRDLVRDGTTVLLTTQYLEEADQLADRISVVDSGRVVAEGTPNELKSKIGGDRVEVVVHDVAELDIAAGIVGRVCATTPDRDPETRRLSAPVTDRVAALAEVMRALVDAGVSVEDIGLRRPTLDEAFLHLTGGSTSPPTGGSTGTATSASTSGNGADRR; encoded by the coding sequence ATGACAACAACACGACCAGCGGTCCTGACCGAGGGGCTGCGCAAACGGTACGGCCCCAACTGGGCGCTCGACGGCTTCGACCTGGCCGTGCCCGCCGGCACGGTGTACGGCCTGCTGGGGCCGAACGGCGCCGGCAAGACCACGGCGGTACGGATCCTCGCCACCCTGCTCAGCTTCGACGCCGGCCGGGCGGAGGTGGCCGGACTCGACATCACCCGCCAGGCCGCCCGGGTACGCGGCCGGATCGGACTCACCGGCCAGTACGCCGCCATCGACGAGATCCTCAGCGGCCGGCAGAACCTGACCCTGTTCGGCCGGCTGCACCACCTCGGCCCACGCCAGGCCCGGCGCCGGGCTGACGAGTTGCTGGAGCAGTTCGGGCTCGCCGACGCGGCCGGCCGATCGGCGGGTGAGTACTCCGGCGGGATGCGCCGCCGGCTCGACCTCGCCGCCAGCCTGATCCGGACCCCGGAGGTGCTGTTCCTCGACGAGCCGACCACCGGCCTGGACCCGCGCAGCCGCAACCGCCTCTGGGACGCCGTACGGGACCTGGTCCGGGACGGGACCACAGTGCTGCTGACCACCCAGTACCTGGAGGAGGCGGACCAGTTGGCCGACCGGATCTCGGTGGTCGACTCCGGTCGGGTGGTCGCCGAGGGCACCCCGAACGAGCTGAAGTCGAAGATCGGCGGCGACCGGGTGGAGGTGGTCGTGCACGACGTGGCCGAGCTGGACATCGCCGCCGGGATCGTCGGGCGGGTCTGCGCCACGACCCCGGACCGCGACCCGGAGACCCGGCGGCTCAGCGCCCCGGTGACCGATCGGGTCGCCGCGCTCGCCGAGGTGATGCGGGCACTGGTCGACGCGGGCGTCTCGGTCGAGGACATCGGCCTGCGGCGACCCACCCTCGACGAGGCGTTCCTGCATCTCACCGGCGGTTCCACGAGCCCACCCACCGGTGGCTCCACGGGCACCGCGACCAGTGCTTCCACCAGCGGAAACGGGGCTGATCGGCGATGA
- a CDS encoding BTAD domain-containing putative transcriptional regulator yields MRYGILGPTRVLRTDGEEVTVGGTRLRALLTLLLVDAGRVVPVPRLIDGLYGENPPHGAANALQSQVSRLRQALPGPDPAHPLVEFHQTGYRLAVDPEQVDAHRFDRLATAGRRALTAGDRTEAAALLREALALWRGEPLADIADTPAGRAHAARLDELRLDAVEDRVDAELGLPDRAPPIGELRELVTAYPLRERLRGLLMRALYAAGRPAEALAAYEDARRTLADELGADPSADLVAVHLSVLRADQPPTPAPTARPGLPGQLTSFVGRDEELRRVGKLLGEARLVTLTGPGGAGKTRLAIEAAGRQEGEVCFVELAVVSPGTNMAQAVLTALGLRDAGLRTPAEHRQVTTERLVAALTDRPVLLVLDNCEHVVAEAARLAARLLHACPRLRILTTSREPLRLTGEALCPVTGLALPPERTTPADARDYPAVRLFAERAVDVAPDFDLGAADLDAVLRICRTLDGLPLAIELAAARLRTLPVADIAARLDDRFRLLSRGSRTALPRHRTLRAAVEWSWDLLDPTERMLARRLTVFTGGATVESAEVVCGMPGHDVVEVLAELVDKSLVEAHDGRYRMLDTVRAYGAERLAEAGEVDLLHRAHTAYFLDLAETADPHLRRSEQLDWLRRLDAERDNLHAALRRSTGGTDPAPALRLVAALSFYWWVRGLRGEATVLAEQVLRTVGTEPPRGLEEEHTLCLLNAALGGFTRHQPPTGSNAAEWVLRALGRPPRQPFLLFLSAMASGPPADSTEAMLAMIDEGGLLGSDPWARALTSIGLGLTWLFSGQAEPAEAAMARGLEGLRAIGDRWGTVLALATTAELTAARGDHASSLTSLAEALPLAEQLGSTVDISDLLRTRGNVRIQADDLDGAYADFVRAGQLARQAGALELAAASRLGLGEIARRRGDLDEARELCEAALTECPQGWFAAAGTRLDLLVMLGRIAEVTDGVGVARDFYARALTGTLVLDSLPPLGEAVEGLVRLDLGGTDPTRAALLLGAVDRVLRDVTVAGAAELTRIADRTRAVLGDAAYEPAFVRGTALGRDQALRVLAGH; encoded by the coding sequence ATGCGGTACGGCATCCTGGGCCCGACCCGGGTACTGCGGACCGACGGGGAAGAGGTCACCGTCGGCGGCACCCGCCTGCGCGCCCTGCTCACCCTCCTGCTGGTGGACGCCGGCCGGGTGGTGCCCGTACCGAGGCTCATCGACGGTCTCTACGGCGAGAACCCGCCGCACGGCGCCGCGAACGCCCTCCAGTCACAGGTCTCCCGGTTGCGCCAGGCACTGCCCGGCCCGGACCCGGCGCACCCGCTGGTCGAGTTCCACCAGACCGGCTACCGGCTCGCGGTCGACCCCGAACAGGTCGACGCGCACCGGTTCGACCGGCTCGCCACCGCCGGCCGCCGGGCACTCACCGCGGGCGACCGGACCGAGGCCGCCGCCCTGCTCCGGGAGGCACTCGCCCTCTGGCGGGGCGAACCGCTCGCGGACATCGCCGACACCCCGGCCGGTCGGGCGCACGCGGCACGCCTGGACGAACTGCGACTCGATGCCGTCGAGGACCGGGTCGACGCCGAACTCGGGCTCCCCGACCGGGCGCCGCCGATCGGGGAACTGCGCGAACTGGTCACCGCGTACCCGCTGCGGGAACGGTTGCGCGGGCTGCTGATGCGGGCGCTGTACGCCGCCGGCCGACCCGCCGAGGCACTGGCCGCGTACGAGGACGCCCGCCGTACGCTCGCCGACGAACTCGGTGCCGACCCCTCGGCCGACCTGGTCGCCGTACACCTCTCGGTCCTCCGGGCGGATCAGCCGCCGACACCGGCACCGACCGCCCGGCCGGGGCTGCCCGGCCAGCTCACCAGCTTCGTCGGCCGGGACGAGGAACTGCGTCGGGTCGGCAAGCTGCTCGGCGAGGCCCGACTGGTCACGCTCACCGGTCCGGGTGGCGCCGGCAAGACCCGGCTGGCGATCGAGGCCGCCGGCCGGCAGGAGGGTGAGGTCTGCTTCGTCGAACTGGCCGTGGTGAGCCCCGGCACCAACATGGCCCAGGCCGTACTCACCGCACTCGGACTGCGGGACGCGGGACTGCGGACCCCGGCCGAGCACCGGCAGGTCACCACCGAACGGCTGGTGGCGGCGCTCACCGACCGCCCGGTGCTGCTGGTGCTGGACAACTGCGAACATGTCGTCGCCGAGGCCGCCCGGCTCGCCGCCCGACTGCTGCACGCCTGCCCCCGGTTGCGGATCCTCACCACCAGCCGGGAACCACTGCGACTCACCGGGGAGGCACTGTGCCCGGTCACCGGGCTCGCGCTGCCACCGGAGCGGACCACACCGGCCGACGCCCGCGACTACCCGGCCGTACGACTCTTCGCTGAACGGGCCGTCGACGTGGCACCGGACTTCGATCTCGGCGCCGCCGACCTCGACGCCGTACTGCGCATCTGCCGTACCCTCGACGGGCTGCCGCTGGCGATCGAGCTGGCCGCCGCCCGGCTGCGGACCCTGCCGGTCGCGGACATCGCGGCCCGGCTCGACGACCGGTTCCGGCTGCTGTCGCGGGGCAGCCGGACCGCCCTGCCGCGCCACCGGACGCTGCGGGCGGCGGTCGAGTGGAGCTGGGACCTGCTCGACCCGACCGAACGGATGCTGGCCCGCCGGCTGACCGTCTTCACCGGCGGCGCCACCGTGGAGTCCGCCGAGGTTGTCTGCGGGATGCCCGGCCACGACGTGGTCGAGGTCCTCGCGGAACTGGTCGACAAGTCCCTGGTCGAGGCGCACGACGGGCGCTACCGGATGCTGGACACCGTGCGCGCGTACGGGGCCGAGCGGCTCGCCGAGGCCGGTGAGGTCGACCTGCTGCACCGGGCGCACACGGCCTACTTCCTGGACCTCGCGGAAACCGCCGACCCGCACCTGCGCCGGTCGGAGCAGTTGGACTGGCTCCGGCGGCTGGACGCCGAACGGGACAACCTGCACGCCGCCCTGCGCCGTAGCACCGGTGGCACCGACCCCGCCCCCGCGCTCCGGCTGGTCGCGGCCCTGTCCTTCTACTGGTGGGTACGCGGACTGCGCGGCGAGGCCACGGTCCTGGCCGAACAGGTGCTCCGGACGGTCGGCACCGAGCCACCGCGAGGACTCGAGGAGGAGCACACCCTCTGCCTGCTGAACGCCGCGCTGGGCGGGTTCACCCGGCATCAGCCGCCGACCGGGTCGAACGCGGCCGAGTGGGTGCTGCGTGCCCTGGGTCGGCCACCCCGTCAGCCCTTCCTGCTCTTCCTGTCCGCGATGGCGTCCGGGCCACCGGCGGACAGCACCGAGGCGATGCTCGCGATGATCGACGAGGGCGGGCTGCTCGGCTCGGACCCGTGGGCACGCGCGCTGACCTCGATCGGTCTGGGCCTGACCTGGCTGTTCTCCGGGCAGGCCGAGCCGGCCGAGGCCGCAATGGCCCGAGGGTTGGAGGGCCTGCGCGCGATCGGTGACCGGTGGGGCACCGTGCTGGCGCTCGCCACCACGGCCGAACTGACCGCCGCGCGCGGCGACCACGCGTCGTCCCTGACGTCGCTGGCCGAGGCGCTGCCGCTGGCCGAACAGCTCGGTTCGACCGTGGACATCTCGGATCTGCTGCGTACCCGAGGCAACGTACGGATCCAGGCCGACGACCTGGATGGTGCGTACGCCGACTTCGTCCGGGCCGGACAGCTCGCCCGGCAGGCGGGAGCGCTCGAACTCGCCGCCGCGTCCCGGCTCGGTCTCGGCGAGATCGCCCGCCGACGCGGTGACCTCGACGAGGCCCGCGAGCTGTGCGAGGCCGCGCTGACGGAGTGTCCGCAGGGGTGGTTCGCCGCCGCCGGCACCCGGCTGGACCTGCTGGTGATGCTCGGGCGGATAGCCGAGGTGACCGACGGTGTCGGCGTCGCACGCGACTTCTACGCGCGGGCGTTGACCGGCACGCTCGTGCTCGACAGCCTGCCGCCGCTGGGCGAGGCGGTCGAGGGCCTGGTCCGGCTCGACCTGGGCGGGACCGACCCGACCCGGGCCGCGCTGCTGCTCGGCGCGGTCGACCGGGTGCTGCGCGACGTCACGGTCGCCGGAGCCGCCGAACTCACCCGGATCGCCGACCGTACGAGAGCCGTCCTCGGGGACGCGGCGTACGAACCGGCCTTCGTCCGGGGCACGGCACTCGGCCGCGACCAGGCGCTCCGGGTCCTCGCCGGCCACTGA